A single Nicotiana tabacum cultivar K326 chromosome 5, ASM71507v2, whole genome shotgun sequence DNA region contains:
- the LOC107784093 gene encoding uncharacterized protein LOC107784093 — protein sequence MAGEDEGKNSTAAGGEVHQLQIPLGRVKKIMKLDQDINKVNSEALHLIASSTELFLEVLTEKSAQVALEKKRKTIKLEHLRVAVKRHQPTNDFLLDSLPVPSQPSDPSPKVQNRPRLSTEKPLPSGTRRIEAFFQKST from the coding sequence ATGGCCGGAGAAGATGAAGGAAAGAATTCCACCGCAGCCGGCGGAGAAGTCCACCAACTCCAGATCCCGTTAGGCCGAGTGAAGAAAATCATGAAACTGGATCAGGACATCAACAAGGTGAACTCAGAAGCCCTACATCTAATCGCTAGCTCCACCGAGCTTTTCCTCGAAGTCCTAACGGAAAAGTCAGCGCAAGTCGCCttagaaaagaagagaaaaaccatAAAGCTCGAGCATTTAAGAGTTGCTGTGAAAAGGCATCAACCTACGAACGATTTCCTTCTCGACTCGCTTCCCGTGCCTTCACAGCCGTCTGATCCTTCTCCTAAGGTTCAAAATCGTCCTCGATTATCAACAGAGAAGCCGCTTCCTTCTGGAACACGACGAATCGAGGCATTCTTTCAGAAGTCCACCTAA
- the LOC107784092 gene encoding 65-kDa microtubule-associated protein 8, with the protein MGSVQVPLGIRSSALLETSCGYLLQELQMIWDEVGEDQFEREKVLVDIEQECLEVYRRKVDNANISRARLHQELADSEAEFTHLLLLLDERSLPGRPEKMAGTLKEQLESIAPALREMRIRKEERVKQFRAVQGQIQKISAEIAGQSEYNDSLSNVLPNGNDLSLKKLEEFQNELQRLQNEKIERLQKVENYTSMIRSLAATLGTDSSLIITKVHPSLNELSGLSKNISDSILEKLDSTVQSLEADKRIRLEKLQQLGKALTNLWNLMDTPQKDRVMFSNVTALISLSSEDISIPGSLTLDIIQQAGTEVRRLDQLKASKMKELFLRKQIELEEICKRSHMEIPTRPEMENIIKLMNSGEIDHADLLASMDKQISQAQEEASSRKAIMEKVEKWILARDEERWLEEYSRDDNRYSVSRGAHKNLRRAERARVMVNKIPALVDMLIAKTKSWEEERKKPFVYDEVPLLAMLEEYNFQRKERDEEKQRQREKKKAPNQVSVGQENLFVLRPSTSSKRISGGSINGGFNKATPLNRKFSLGIQQLGSTTINTPQQSIYLLKEAKKEHHRKILTHSRFAFHPGDDSASVVSSFSGPFSP; encoded by the exons ATGGGGTCTGTTCAAGTGCCACTTGGTATAAGAAGTTCAGCATTGCTCGAGACATCATGCGGATATTTGCTGCAAGAATTACAG ATGATATGGGATGAAGTGGGAGAAGATCAGTTTGAGAGGGAAAAGGTTTTAGTGGACATTGAACAGGAGTGTCTGGAAGTTTACAGAAGGAAGGTTGACAATGCAAACATCTCCAGAGCTCGACTTCATCAAGAATTGGCAGATTCAGAGGCTGAGTTCACCCATCTCCTTTTATTACTCGACGAAAGATCACTCCCCGGAAGG CCAGAAAAGATGGCTGGAACACTAAAGGAACAACTAGAGTCAATTGCACCTGCTCTGAGAGAGATGCGAATCAGAAAAGAAGAAAGGGTGAAACAATTCAGAGCAGTTCAAGGACAAATACAGAAGATTTCTGCTGAAATAGCAGGCCAATCAGAGTACAATGATTCATTATCAAATGTTTTACCAAATGGGAATGATCTATCACTAAAGAAACTAGAAGAGTTCCAGAACGAGCTTCAGCGGCTTCAAAATGAGAAG ATTGAGAGGCTTCAAAAGGTTGAAAACTACACTAGCATGATCCGGAGCTTAGCAGCAACGCTGGGAACAGATTCTTCTTTGATCATTACAAAGGTTCATCCAAGCCTGAACGAATTATCTGGACTATCAAAAAACATTAGTGACAGTATATTGGAAAAACTTGACAGCACAGTTCAGTCACTAGAAGCAGATAAAAGAATACGGCTTGAAAAG CTTCAACAACTAGGGAAAGCGTTGACAAACTTGTGGAATCTCATGGACACACCCCAGAAAGACCGTGTGATGTTCTCTAATGTCACTGCTTTGATATCATTGTCATCAGAAGATATCTCCATTCCTGGAAGCCTTACTCTGGATATAATCCAGCAG GCTGGCACAGAAGTCAGGAGACTGGATCAGCTAAAAGCAAGCAAGATGAAAGAGCTTTTCCTCAGAAAACAAATAGAGCTTGAGGAGATCTGCAAGCGATCCCACATGGAAATTCCCACACGGCCAGAGATggaaaatataattaaactaatgAACTCTG GGGAGATTGACCATGCTGATCTCCTCGCGAGCATGGATAAACAGATATCACAAGCACAAGAAGAAGCATCTAGCAGGAAGGCTATAATGGAGAAGGTAGAAAAATGGATATTAGCTCGTGATGAGGAACGATGGTTGGAAGAGTATAGCAGG GACGACAACCGGTATTCTGTAAGTAGAGGTGCTCACAAGAATTTGAGAAGAGCAGAACGAGCCAGAGTCATGGTTAACAAAATACCAG CTTTGGTGGATATGCTGATAGCAAAGACTAAAAGCTGggaggaagaaagaaagaaacctTTTGTATATGATGAG GTACCACTACTTGCAATGCTGGAGGAGTACAATTTTCAAAGGAAAGAAAGAGATGAAGAGAAACAAAGACAACGG GAAAAGAAGAAAGCGCCGAATCAGGTGTCAGTTGGACAAGAAAATCTCTTTGTTCTGAGGCCAAGCACCAGCAGCAAGCGTATTTCTGGTGGAAGCATAAATGGAGGCTTCAACAAGGCTACACCTTTGAATAGAAAGTTTTCTTTGGGTATACAACAGCTGGGATCAACGACCATTAACACACCACAACAAAGCATTTATCTGCTAAAGGAAGCAAAGAAAGAACACCATAGAAAGATCCTTACCCATAGTCGCTTTGCTTTTCATCCAGGAGATGATTCAGCTTCGGTAGTCTCATCATTTTCAGGCCCCTTTTCACCTTAG